Proteins from a single region of Oreochromis niloticus isolate F11D_XX linkage group LG7, O_niloticus_UMD_NMBU, whole genome shotgun sequence:
- the LOC100705034 gene encoding erythrocyte band 7 integral membrane protein produces MADDKEDAEMKRARSRERQLALENPNTDIGFCGRILVGLSLILLLITLPISIWMCIVVVKEYQRAIIFRLGRLLSGGAKGPGLFFVLPCTDNFINVDMRTVTFNIPPQKVLTRDSVAVCVDGVVYYRVQNPTLAVANVSNADAATQLLAQTTMRNVLSSKNLAEILSDREDIAHFMQVTLDNATDDWGIEVERVEIKDVKLPPQLLRAMASEAEATCEARAKVIAAEGEMSASRALKEASLVIAESPSALQLRYLQTLNTIAEEKNSTIIFALPLEILLKFVNT; encoded by the exons ATGGCTGACGACAAAGAAGATGCTGAAATGAAACGAGCTCGAAGTCGCGAACGGCAGTTAG ctttggagaACCCAAACACTGACATTGGCTTTTGTGGCAGGATTCTGGTTGGGCTCTCCCTCATTCTCCTGCTGATTACTCTGCCCATCTCCATATGGATGTGTATTGTG GTTGTGAAGGAGTACCAGCGAGCTATTATTTTTCGCCTGGGGCGCCTTTTGTCAGGAGGAGCCAAAGGACCAG GCTTGTTCTTCGTCTTGCCGTGCACTGACAATTTTATTAATGTGGACATGCGCACCGTCACCTTTAACATCCCACCACAAAAG GTTTTGACCAGAGACTCTGTGGCAGTGTGTGTTGATGGCGTGGTCTACTACCGGGTCCAGAATCCTACTCTGGCCGTGGCTAACGTCAGTAACGCCGATGCTGCTACGCAGCTATTGGCCCAAACCACCATGAGGAATGTCCTGAGTAGCAAGAACCTGGCAGAGATTCTGTCTGACCGTGAAGACATTGCACATTTTATGCAG GTCACTCTGGACAATGCCACAGATGACTGGGGAATCGAGGTGGAGCGGGTGGAGATCAAAGATGTGAAACTGCCCCCTCAGCTACTGAGAGCCATGGCATCTGAGGCTGAGGCCACCTGCGAGGCCCGAGCCAAG GTGATCGCAGCAGAGGGGGAGATGAGCGCATCGCGGGCGTTGAAGGAAGCGTCCCTGGTGATTGCAGAGTCTCCGTCAGCCCTGCAGCTGCGCTACCTTCAGACCCTGAACACCATCGCTGAAGAGAAGAACTCTACCATCATTTTCGCGCTTCCACTGGAGATTTTGCTGAAATTCGTCAATACATGA